One Alkalicoccus halolimnae DNA segment encodes these proteins:
- a CDS encoding M20 family metallopeptidase — translation MLNPIPLLKKLIEIDSSNLEGVAEIIDYCEAWLQDHGLRVEKIQNKEYPMLVAIIGQGARTVVLNAHADVVEGEPDQYIPKTVGNKLYGRGAADMKAGLAAMMIAMAALKEETLNQRVMLQIVPDEEAGGKNGTKYLTDQGYTGDFIICGEPTNLGVAVQSKGVLQLVIKLRGNSAHSSRPWEGHNAIIMAYDLWMRIFELPFALEREPPMYAEPSINFSKISGGSMFNLVPRFCTISLDIRYLPSQSPEEIIRQIESITKGTVHVHYIGDPVVTDMANPYVTKLAQSIQEVTSLEEAHLYAQHGSHDGKYFTKYGGSAVEFGPFGHGWHGDHEHVYMDSVKEYQQILINFLRSLPEE, via the coding sequence ATGTTAAATCCTATACCTTTATTGAAAAAATTAATTGAAATAGACAGCTCCAATCTGGAAGGAGTAGCAGAGATAATAGATTACTGCGAAGCATGGCTTCAGGACCATGGCCTGAGGGTCGAAAAAATTCAGAATAAAGAATATCCGATGCTCGTGGCTATTATAGGTCAGGGAGCACGCACAGTCGTCCTCAATGCCCATGCGGATGTTGTAGAAGGAGAACCCGATCAGTATATTCCGAAAACTGTCGGAAATAAGCTTTACGGGAGAGGGGCTGCCGATATGAAAGCTGGATTGGCAGCAATGATGATCGCGATGGCAGCGTTAAAGGAAGAAACGCTGAATCAACGGGTGATGCTGCAGATCGTACCCGATGAGGAAGCCGGAGGAAAAAATGGAACGAAATATTTAACCGATCAAGGATATACAGGTGATTTTATTATCTGCGGGGAACCTACAAACTTGGGAGTTGCAGTTCAATCGAAAGGGGTGCTTCAGCTTGTGATCAAACTGCGGGGTAACTCCGCCCATAGCAGCCGCCCATGGGAAGGGCATAACGCGATTATTATGGCTTATGATTTATGGATGAGAATCTTTGAGCTTCCATTTGCTCTTGAAAGAGAACCGCCCATGTATGCAGAACCTTCAATAAATTTTTCCAAAATCTCGGGAGGTTCTATGTTTAATCTTGTTCCAAGATTTTGTACTATATCACTGGACATCCGCTATTTGCCATCGCAGTCTCCGGAAGAAATTATCCGGCAGATAGAAAGTATAACAAAGGGGACGGTTCACGTTCACTACATTGGTGATCCGGTTGTTACTGATATGGCCAATCCGTACGTTACAAAGCTCGCTCAATCCATTCAAGAGGTTACTTCACTGGAAGAGGCGCACCTTTATGCCCAGCACGGCTCCCACGATGGAAAGTATTTTACGAAATACGGAGGGTCTGCAGTGGAATTCGGTCCCTTCGGTCACGGCTGGCATGGGGATCATGAACATGTGTACATGGATTCTGTAAAAGAGTACCAGCAGATACTTATAAACTTCCTGCGGTCACTGCCTGAAGAATAA
- a CDS encoding ATP-grasp domain-containing protein yields MNILLTSTARRNDFIQFFREAYKKLNISGQIIVCDPEYNAPSLQMGDISYVTPHYSDPGYVHTLLNICEKHNVQGVFPLNDLEVCSLSQRKPDFENRGIQVFVTDPVTINKIRDKGNYEEIMGALGISVPRTFTSLISAEKALHNGYAQFPLILKPRNGSASVGIEYANSMEELKYAYLHVIEKISLAAISTVTKVKPEKNVLIQEVIGGDKYSVDIFNDLEGRYLSHFIRKQLMMRGGDVDRCITCDHEKLGKMAELIGERLGHVGYLNMDVYDNGENYYVIDINPRIGGGYSFSHKAGADIPAAVLALLLKKTVKKEWLIQEQDVEYARHDEVTMIHKNRAEKMMAEESVQ; encoded by the coding sequence ATGAACATTTTACTGACTTCTACTGCGAGACGTAACGATTTTATTCAATTTTTTCGTGAAGCTTATAAAAAACTTAATATATCAGGGCAAATTATTGTATGTGATCCCGAGTATAATGCCCCGTCACTGCAGATGGGAGATATCAGTTACGTAACCCCTCATTATTCCGATCCCGGCTACGTCCATACCCTGTTAAACATCTGCGAAAAACACAATGTGCAGGGAGTATTTCCTTTAAATGATCTGGAAGTCTGCAGCCTCTCGCAGCGGAAACCGGATTTTGAGAACAGGGGTATTCAGGTTTTTGTAACTGACCCAGTAACGATTAATAAAATCAGGGACAAGGGAAATTACGAAGAAATAATGGGCGCTTTAGGTATAAGTGTACCGCGTACTTTTACAAGTCTGATTTCAGCGGAAAAGGCTCTTCATAATGGTTATGCGCAGTTTCCTCTTATTTTAAAACCACGGAATGGCTCCGCATCCGTAGGGATTGAGTACGCAAATTCGATGGAAGAGTTAAAGTATGCCTATTTGCATGTAATCGAAAAAATTTCCTTAGCTGCGATCAGTACCGTTACGAAAGTTAAACCGGAAAAAAATGTGTTAATCCAGGAAGTTATTGGTGGAGATAAGTACAGCGTGGACATCTTTAATGATTTGGAAGGCCGTTATTTATCTCACTTTATAAGAAAACAGCTGATGATGCGCGGAGGAGACGTGGACCGTTGTATAACGTGCGATCATGAAAAGCTCGGAAAGATGGCTGAATTAATTGGTGAAAGACTTGGGCATGTAGGCTACCTTAACATGGACGTGTATGACAACGGGGAAAACTATTACGTTATTGACATTAATCCCCGCATCGGAGGAGGCTACAGCTTCTCCCATAAAGCGGGAGCAGACATACCTGCAGCAGTATTGGCGCTCCTTTTGAAAAAAACGGTGAAAAAAGAGTGGCTTATTCAGGAGCAGGATGTAGAGTATGCCCGTCACGATGAAGTAACTATGATTCACAAAAATCGTGCAGAAAAAATGATGGCTGAGGAGTCTGTCCAGTAA
- a CDS encoding CHRD domain-containing protein, with translation MKKTAVVTVASVFAFTGFTGSASAAHEGQEFMAELTPEQEVMEVDSDATGEAHVEVSEDGESLEFMVEAYDLENTLAGHLHSGPVGEDGPVELFLFENNEAVDYDGEVASGTLTEDDLVGEHSWEEFSAALVEGNIYVNLHTEEFPDGEIRGQLEMTEDEVYTEEGDEMADTASNGPLYALIGTFAALAGGLLMFGRRNKATA, from the coding sequence GTGAAAAAAACAGCAGTAGTAACGGTGGCCTCGGTATTCGCTTTTACAGGATTTACCGGCTCAGCTTCGGCAGCCCACGAAGGTCAGGAATTCATGGCTGAATTAACGCCGGAGCAGGAAGTCATGGAAGTGGATAGTGATGCAACGGGAGAAGCGCACGTGGAAGTGAGTGAAGATGGGGAATCACTCGAATTTATGGTTGAAGCCTACGATTTAGAAAACACGCTTGCTGGTCATTTACACAGTGGACCTGTTGGTGAAGACGGGCCTGTAGAGTTATTTTTATTCGAGAATAACGAAGCTGTAGACTACGACGGTGAAGTGGCATCTGGTACGCTGACGGAAGATGACCTCGTTGGGGAACATAGCTGGGAGGAATTTTCAGCCGCACTAGTCGAAGGAAATATTTATGTGAATCTCCATACGGAAGAATTTCCTGATGGAGAAATCCGAGGCCAGCTGGAAATGACTGAGGACGAAGTATACACAGAAGAAGGAGATGAAATGGCAGACACAGCTTCCAACGGCCCGCTTTACGCATTAATTGGAACGTTCGCTGCTCTCGCAGGAGGACTTCTAATGTTTGGTCGACGCAATAAAGCAACTGCATAA
- a CDS encoding universal stress protein, which yields MKREQLLKHYESVGKEEQIPCESTILHGKNGIAEAIFVRANNDSYDTLVIGSRRLNSEQKMVLGGVSHKVMKYVNTPVLMIGSVKAPCCYWIACGSSACRGESPQLSLSCVREDLPAFFFRRRLTLALVFTLVPS from the coding sequence TTGAAAAGAGAGCAGTTATTAAAGCATTACGAATCCGTGGGGAAAGAAGAACAAATTCCATGCGAATCAACTATTCTTCACGGAAAAAATGGAATTGCAGAAGCGATTTTCGTTCGTGCTAATAATGACAGCTACGATACGCTCGTTATCGGCAGCCGCAGATTAAACAGCGAACAGAAAATGGTTCTCGGCGGAGTGAGCCACAAAGTTATGAAATACGTAAACACCCCTGTTTTAATGATTGGCTCTGTTAAAGCTCCGTGTTGTTATTGGATTGCCTGCGGCTCTTCCGCCTGCCGCGGAGAAAGCCCTCAGCTCTCCCTCTCTTGCGTCCGGGAGGATCTTCCCGCTTTCTTTTTCCGCAGGCGTCTTACCCTGGCACTGGTTTTTACCTTGGTCCCTTCTTGA
- a CDS encoding universal stress protein, with translation MILFSSVKILKPFNNGGLTDVLKILLAVDGSDHSNRAAKKAIELGSLVEGASIELLYVVDGKNQRVMYFIREILKVLL, from the coding sequence ATGATACTATTTTCTTCAGTAAAAATCCTTAAGCCATTCAATAATGGAGGATTAACGGATGTTTTAAAAATACTACTGGCTGTTGATGGCTCGGATCACAGCAACCGTGCTGCAAAAAAAGCAATAGAACTTGGCAGCCTTGTAGAAGGTGCTTCGATTGAACTGCTTTACGTCGTAGATGGAAAAAATCAAAGAGTGATGTACTTCATTCGGGAGATTCTGAAAGTGCTTCTTTGA
- a CDS encoding universal stress protein, giving the protein MLSNILLATDGSPHSHLAADKAIEIAALTKSVCVDILYVVDENKSKSDVLQHGDSKSTLEKRETMLGVFKEKFKKAGIFSKITILHGPPAETIIKYANNNNFDCLILGSRGRSRVQTMVLGSVSHKVMKYVKAPILLVK; this is encoded by the coding sequence ATGCTCTCAAATATTCTCTTAGCCACAGATGGGTCTCCTCATTCCCATCTTGCTGCTGATAAAGCGATAGAAATCGCCGCTCTAACAAAAAGCGTCTGTGTCGATATTCTTTATGTAGTGGATGAAAACAAGTCCAAATCAGACGTTCTTCAGCACGGAGATTCGAAATCGACACTGGAAAAACGGGAAACGATGCTTGGAGTATTTAAAGAAAAATTTAAAAAAGCGGGGATTTTTTCGAAGATTACTATTTTACACGGACCACCTGCTGAGACGATTATTAAGTATGCCAATAACAACAACTTTGACTGTCTGATACTTGGCAGCCGCGGCAGGAGCAGGGTCCAGACGATGGTGCTCGGCAGTGTGAGTCATAAAGTAATGAAATATGTAAAGGCGCCTATACTATTAGTAAAATAA
- a CDS encoding acyl-CoA thioesterase, which translates to MYEYNVTVRFNDCDSMGHVNNTAYFTYFEEARKDIFKLFNPALDIDAWNLIVASTQCDFVNEMNYAQKVSVYTWISRVGTSSFTVEHAIQDDEGRWTARGKAVLAGYDFAERKTVPISEPAASELALHQEGPENVPELRG; encoded by the coding sequence ATGTATGAATATAATGTAACTGTCCGTTTTAATGATTGCGATTCAATGGGGCATGTAAATAATACAGCTTATTTTACTTATTTTGAGGAAGCACGGAAAGACATCTTTAAACTATTTAATCCTGCATTGGATATCGATGCATGGAATTTGATCGTGGCGTCCACCCAGTGTGATTTTGTCAATGAGATGAATTACGCGCAGAAAGTATCCGTTTATACATGGATCAGCCGGGTCGGCACATCCAGTTTTACTGTGGAGCATGCTATTCAGGATGACGAAGGGAGATGGACAGCTAGAGGGAAAGCTGTGCTGGCGGGGTATGACTTTGCTGAAAGAAAGACCGTGCCTATTTCCGAACCGGCAGCATCGGAACTGGCTTTACATCAGGAAGGACCGGAGAATGTACCGGAACTAAGAGGATAA
- a CDS encoding PaaI family thioesterase, whose amino-acid sequence MNPKFMDNPFDEFLNCTYERVTAEHIKVTVPVQPLFINSAGVFHGGIICSLADIAMCNLFELDENGQQSVVTVDLKTTFMKGARGDYLIGDAYLVKKGRTLNHTDCYIYNSAEELVAKVTGILANRE is encoded by the coding sequence ATGAACCCGAAATTTATGGACAATCCATTTGATGAATTTTTAAACTGTACATACGAAAGAGTCACCGCTGAACATATAAAAGTAACTGTTCCAGTTCAGCCGCTTTTCATAAACAGTGCGGGCGTATTTCACGGGGGTATCATCTGCTCGCTGGCAGACATTGCTATGTGCAACCTTTTTGAATTGGACGAGAATGGTCAGCAGTCGGTAGTAACCGTTGATCTTAAAACGACTTTTATGAAAGGGGCGAGAGGGGACTATCTCATCGGGGATGCTTATTTAGTGAAAAAAGGGAGAACGTTGAATCATACGGATTGCTATATTTATAACAGCGCGGAGGAACTTGTGGCAAAAGTAACCGGTATCCTGGCGAACCGGGAGTGA
- a CDS encoding LVIVD repeat-containing protein gives MKKKTFLASALAGSLVLTAVAPSGFAHDAMQEGSKNSGLLFNDEALEELGEAEINGNKNLKFLHEAASEQIKEVDGVQNNTADVYAHKGFAYLGTHTANGANGGVRIFDLKDPENPQEIGQIAEDIPQTWQEKVIVKSVNTPEFKGDLAVVSLQQTNRNNADTTGGALLYDVSDPYNPERLGFYELDTRITGTHELYLTTQGNRALMLLSNPYADYYTGGAEKDFQVVDVSDPANPEKLWEFDPRNLEEVAEDFNGYHWDSPDGKTRPVFNHSVITDNNGQYAYVSMWDLGTVIFDIRNPEDPQYVGRTDFADDQKGAAHSAALARGGNILIETREVNNPHGEGYEDAYGYTRIFDISDKSNPELLSEFTTDLTYDFIGNTFANTVHDPKVRGNTLYLSYYSGGVISVDITDPSNPKEISRYTPDESNVWGVFVDRNYILASDMGQGLKVLLKNNSSSSGKKEN, from the coding sequence TTGAAGAAAAAAACTTTTTTAGCATCTGCATTGGCTGGAAGCCTTGTATTAACTGCTGTGGCACCATCAGGTTTTGCACATGATGCTATGCAGGAAGGATCCAAAAACTCCGGACTTCTATTTAATGATGAGGCACTCGAAGAGCTTGGAGAGGCAGAGATAAATGGAAACAAGAATCTGAAGTTTCTCCATGAAGCGGCATCAGAGCAGATTAAGGAAGTAGACGGCGTCCAGAACAATACGGCTGATGTTTATGCTCATAAAGGATTTGCCTATCTCGGCACTCATACGGCTAACGGGGCAAACGGCGGTGTGAGAATATTTGACCTGAAGGATCCGGAAAATCCACAGGAAATCGGGCAAATTGCAGAAGATATCCCACAGACATGGCAGGAAAAAGTTATTGTGAAAAGTGTCAATACTCCAGAATTTAAAGGAGATCTGGCGGTTGTCAGCCTTCAGCAGACAAATAGAAACAATGCAGATACGACAGGTGGAGCGCTTCTCTATGACGTAAGTGATCCATACAACCCGGAGCGGCTCGGCTTTTATGAGCTGGATACAAGAATTACCGGCACACACGAGCTGTATCTTACAACGCAGGGGAACAGAGCATTGATGCTTCTTTCCAACCCATACGCTGACTACTATACAGGCGGGGCAGAAAAAGATTTTCAGGTAGTGGACGTAAGCGATCCTGCGAACCCGGAAAAGCTTTGGGAATTTGACCCTCGTAACCTCGAGGAAGTGGCAGAAGACTTCAACGGTTATCACTGGGATTCCCCGGATGGAAAAACACGTCCTGTGTTCAATCACAGCGTAATTACGGATAACAACGGCCAGTACGCCTACGTTTCTATGTGGGATCTCGGCACGGTCATTTTTGACATTCGTAATCCGGAAGATCCGCAGTACGTAGGCCGTACAGATTTTGCCGATGATCAAAAAGGTGCTGCCCACTCTGCTGCACTTGCAAGAGGCGGCAACATACTGATTGAAACCAGGGAAGTTAATAATCCGCACGGAGAAGGATATGAAGATGCCTACGGCTACACCCGCATCTTTGATATTTCCGATAAATCGAACCCGGAGCTCCTCAGCGAGTTTACAACCGACTTAACGTATGATTTTATCGGTAACACGTTTGCCAACACTGTACATGACCCGAAAGTACGCGGCAATACACTTTATCTTTCCTATTATTCAGGAGGAGTGATTTCAGTAGACATCACAGATCCTTCCAATCCAAAGGAAATCAGCCGGTATACGCCGGATGAGTCAAATGTTTGGGGCGTATTCGTAGACCGGAACTACATCCTGGCTTCCGATATGGGACAGGGGCTGAAAGTTCTTCTGAAAAACAATAGCAGCAGCAGCGGGAAAAAGGAAAACTAG
- the pyc gene encoding pyruvate carboxylase: protein MSGIQNIKKVLVANRGEIAIRIFRACTELHIRTVAIYSKEDTGAFHRYKADEAYLVGEGKKPIDAYLDIEGIIAVAKENDIDAIHPGYGFLSENLGFAKRCKEEGIIFIGPEIKHLNMFGDKVRARATALEAGLPVIPGSEGPVDSLKEVEEFAEVYGYPFIIKASLGGGGRGMRIVKDPASLSESYDRAKSEAKSAFGNDEVYLEKFVESPKHIEVQILGDTHGNVVHLYERDCSVQRRHQKVVEIAPSVSLTEELREAICEAAVKLSKNIGYVNAGTVEFLVDPHGEFFFIEVNPRIQVEHTVTEMITGFDIVQAQLFIADGKSIHGDQLNIPQQEEIKTFGYAIQSRVTTEDPANGFMPDTGKIMAYRSSGGFGVRLDAGNGFQGAVISPHYDSLLVKVSTWSLTFEGAAAKMLRNLREFRIRGIITNIPFLENLVQHKDFLSGDYNTSFIDSSPELFVFPKRKDRGTKMLTFIGETIVNGYPGLEKMKKPVVETPPVPVIRKTVPPLRGTKQILDEHGPEGLVSWVNDQKQVLLTDTTFRDAHQSLLATRVRTHDLRKIAGPTAQMLPNLFSSEMWGGATFDVSMRFLHEDPWDRLLLLREKMPNILLQMLLRASNAVGYKNYPDNVIKEFVEKSASAGVDVFRIFDSLNWLPGMESAIHEVRSQKKVAEASICYTGDILDKNRTKYDLAYYRKMAQSLEASGAHILGIKDMAGLLKPEAAYQLITELKNTVSIPVHLHTHDTSGNGIFTYARAIEAGVDIVDCAISSMAGLTSQPSLNSLYYALKGSERQPDIDITALEEINEYWDYTRKFYQGFESGMNAPHTEVYEHEMPGGQYSNLQQQAKAVGLGGRWNDVKKMYRRVNDMFGDVVKVTPSSKVVGDMALYMVQNELTEEDVMQKGNSLDFPDSVVEFFQGYLGQPYQGFPKKLQAVILKGREAITNRPGENMEDVDFRSLQEELYKEVDRQITSHDLLSYALYPGVYMEFERFRQQFGEVSVLDTPTFFYGLRLGEEIEVEIEQGKTLIVKLISISKPQDNGTRIVYFELNGQPREVNIKDNEAAAVVTERPKADKKNPNHIGASMPGTVIKTLVVDGEKVKKGDHLMITEAMKMETTVQAPFDGSVKKLYTESKDTIETGDLLIEMEE, encoded by the coding sequence ATGAGTGGAATTCAAAACATAAAAAAGGTGTTAGTCGCAAACCGCGGAGAAATAGCGATTCGTATTTTCAGAGCCTGTACCGAACTGCATATCCGTACCGTTGCTATTTATTCCAAAGAGGATACGGGGGCCTTCCACCGCTATAAAGCGGACGAAGCCTATCTGGTCGGGGAAGGAAAAAAACCGATTGATGCCTACCTCGATATTGAGGGAATTATCGCTGTCGCAAAAGAAAATGATATTGACGCGATTCATCCCGGGTACGGTTTTTTATCCGAAAATCTAGGATTTGCGAAGCGATGCAAAGAAGAAGGGATTATTTTCATCGGGCCGGAAATCAAGCATTTAAATATGTTCGGGGATAAAGTGAGAGCCCGTGCAACAGCACTCGAGGCGGGTCTTCCTGTTATTCCGGGGAGCGAAGGGCCTGTGGACAGCCTCAAAGAAGTCGAGGAATTTGCAGAAGTGTACGGCTACCCGTTTATTATAAAAGCTTCCCTCGGAGGCGGTGGAAGGGGAATGCGTATAGTTAAAGATCCGGCATCTCTTTCGGAATCCTATGACCGGGCGAAGTCTGAAGCAAAATCAGCTTTTGGAAACGATGAAGTGTATCTCGAGAAGTTCGTGGAAAGTCCAAAACATATAGAAGTACAGATCCTTGGGGACACGCATGGAAACGTCGTGCATCTTTACGAAAGGGACTGCTCTGTGCAGAGGCGGCATCAGAAGGTAGTGGAAATCGCTCCGAGTGTTTCTTTAACGGAAGAACTGCGCGAAGCGATCTGTGAAGCGGCAGTAAAGCTCAGTAAAAACATCGGCTACGTAAATGCCGGCACGGTTGAATTTCTCGTAGATCCCCACGGAGAATTTTTCTTCATTGAAGTGAATCCGCGGATTCAGGTCGAACATACCGTTACCGAAATGATTACAGGTTTCGATATCGTTCAGGCTCAGCTCTTTATAGCCGACGGCAAATCGATTCACGGGGACCAGCTGAACATCCCGCAGCAGGAAGAGATAAAAACGTTCGGCTATGCGATTCAATCCCGGGTGACGACAGAAGATCCGGCAAATGGATTTATGCCGGATACAGGAAAAATCATGGCCTACCGATCGAGCGGAGGATTCGGCGTGCGGCTCGATGCCGGCAATGGATTTCAGGGAGCCGTTATTTCCCCGCACTACGATTCCCTGCTCGTGAAAGTTTCGACCTGGTCGCTGACATTTGAAGGAGCAGCCGCCAAGATGCTCCGCAACCTGCGGGAGTTCCGGATACGCGGCATTATTACGAACATTCCTTTTCTGGAAAATCTGGTTCAGCACAAGGATTTTTTAAGCGGAGATTATAACACTTCCTTTATCGACAGCAGTCCGGAGCTTTTTGTTTTCCCGAAACGAAAAGACCGCGGTACGAAAATGCTTACTTTCATCGGGGAAACGATTGTCAACGGCTACCCGGGTCTTGAAAAAATGAAAAAACCGGTCGTTGAAACTCCGCCGGTACCGGTCATACGAAAAACGGTTCCGCCGCTTCGGGGAACGAAACAGATTCTGGACGAACACGGACCGGAGGGGCTGGTTTCCTGGGTGAACGATCAGAAGCAGGTGCTTCTTACTGACACGACGTTCCGGGATGCCCATCAGTCCCTGCTCGCTACCAGGGTGCGGACTCATGATCTACGCAAAATTGCCGGACCGACTGCCCAGATGCTGCCGAATTTGTTTTCGTCGGAAATGTGGGGAGGAGCCACGTTTGATGTGTCGATGCGCTTTCTGCATGAAGATCCGTGGGACCGGCTGCTTCTGCTGAGGGAAAAAATGCCGAATATTTTACTGCAGATGCTTCTCCGGGCTTCCAATGCTGTAGGGTACAAAAACTATCCGGATAACGTCATTAAAGAATTTGTTGAAAAAAGTGCCTCTGCTGGTGTGGACGTCTTCCGGATATTTGACTCGCTCAACTGGCTGCCTGGGATGGAGTCAGCGATTCATGAAGTACGCAGTCAGAAAAAAGTGGCCGAAGCTTCCATCTGCTACACGGGAGATATTCTCGATAAAAACCGAACGAAGTATGACCTTGCTTACTACAGGAAGATGGCCCAATCCCTTGAAGCATCCGGAGCTCACATCTTAGGCATCAAGGATATGGCCGGACTTTTAAAACCGGAAGCGGCCTATCAGCTCATCACAGAGCTGAAAAACACGGTGTCTATTCCTGTCCACCTTCATACGCACGATACGAGCGGGAACGGCATCTTTACGTATGCCCGCGCAATCGAAGCCGGTGTCGATATTGTTGACTGTGCGATCAGTTCCATGGCCGGATTGACTTCGCAGCCGAGTCTGAACAGCCTCTATTATGCACTCAAAGGCAGCGAAAGACAGCCGGATATAGATATAACAGCATTGGAGGAAATAAACGAATACTGGGATTACACGAGGAAATTCTATCAGGGATTTGAGAGCGGTATGAACGCACCTCATACGGAAGTTTATGAGCACGAAATGCCGGGCGGGCAATACAGCAACCTGCAGCAGCAGGCGAAGGCAGTAGGACTTGGAGGACGCTGGAACGATGTGAAAAAAATGTACCGGAGGGTGAACGACATGTTTGGGGACGTCGTCAAAGTAACCCCATCCTCCAAAGTCGTCGGAGATATGGCGCTTTATATGGTGCAGAATGAGCTGACAGAAGAAGATGTCATGCAGAAAGGGAACAGCCTTGATTTCCCGGATTCCGTCGTCGAGTTTTTCCAGGGGTATCTCGGTCAGCCGTATCAGGGATTTCCGAAAAAGCTGCAGGCCGTTATTCTCAAAGGCCGGGAAGCGATAACGAACAGGCCGGGAGAGAATATGGAAGATGTTGATTTTCGAAGTCTGCAGGAGGAGCTGTATAAAGAAGTCGACAGGCAGATTACGAGCCACGACCTGCTTTCCTACGCACTCTATCCAGGCGTCTACATGGAATTTGAACGCTTCAGACAGCAGTTCGGCGAGGTAAGTGTGCTTGATACACCGACGTTCTTTTATGGACTCCGGCTCGGAGAAGAAATAGAAGTGGAAATTGAACAGGGAAAGACGCTGATCGTTAAACTTATTTCTATTTCCAAGCCTCAGGATAACGGTACACGGATCGTCTACTTTGAGCTGAACGGACAGCCCCGGGAAGTGAATATTAAAGACAATGAGGCAGCGGCTGTTGTCACCGAAAGACCGAAAGCCGACAAGAAAAATCCTAATCATATCGGTGCTTCCATGCCCGGAACTGTCATCAAAACTCTGGTAGTGGATGGTGAGAAGGTGAAAAAAGGCGACCATCTGATGATAACGGAAGCGATGAAAATGGAGACTACCGTACAGGCTCCTTTTGACGGCTCGGTTAAAAAGCTTTACACAGAAAGCAAGGATACGATTGAAACAGGAGATCTGCTTATTGAAATGGAAGAGTAA
- a CDS encoding NAD(P)/FAD-dependent oxidoreductase, translating into MYDFLIIGGGVVGTFIARELSHYEGKTLLLEKESDLSQVQTTHNSALVHPPAMIPPEKGELKSRLARQGNEIYQTVAAKFDVPVNKGGAFLIAKNEAEIETLLEIEKAARERGIDEVRYLSKEELLAKEPNLNDEIAAGLEMPSGMSADTSVLTKKIAANAVKNGAEIVTGEKVRSIEFADDVFTVKTESGKSYQSRYVLNAAGAHNETIARMIEEDPPYRMRPHRGEYMVLDASEKNFMRHIIYPLPSKKGKGILIIPQPDGTTRLGPTSTYQESVDDTPLTEEGAQEIRSEIASLAKNVPFDKVYREYSGVRSSINQDDFYIRASKEYPSFIHVAGIDSPGVTSSPAIAKYVVEEIIIPQEPLQKKGNVYLYDTE; encoded by the coding sequence GTGTATGATTTCCTGATTATCGGCGGAGGAGTTGTCGGCACTTTTATTGCGAGAGAGCTCTCACATTATGAGGGAAAGACGCTCCTCCTCGAAAAAGAAAGTGACTTGTCTCAGGTGCAGACGACGCATAACAGTGCGCTTGTCCATCCGCCCGCTATGATCCCCCCGGAAAAAGGAGAACTCAAATCACGTCTCGCCAGGCAGGGCAACGAAATTTATCAGACGGTTGCTGCTAAGTTTGATGTTCCGGTTAATAAAGGTGGAGCTTTTTTAATCGCAAAAAATGAAGCGGAAATCGAAACCCTTTTGGAAATAGAAAAAGCCGCCCGGGAAAGAGGCATAGACGAAGTTCGTTATTTATCAAAAGAGGAGCTCCTCGCAAAAGAACCTAATTTAAATGATGAGATCGCTGCGGGACTGGAAATGCCCTCCGGAATGAGTGCCGATACGTCCGTTTTAACGAAAAAGATTGCTGCTAATGCTGTTAAGAACGGTGCAGAAATTGTAACCGGGGAAAAAGTAAGATCCATTGAATTTGCAGACGATGTTTTTACAGTCAAAACGGAATCGGGTAAAAGCTATCAAAGCCGGTATGTATTGAACGCAGCCGGGGCGCATAACGAAACGATCGCCCGGATGATTGAAGAGGATCCCCCTTACCGGATGCGGCCGCACCGTGGAGAATATATGGTGCTCGATGCTTCGGAAAAAAACTTCATGCGTCATATTATTTATCCGCTTCCGAGTAAAAAGGGAAAGGGGATCCTGATTATTCCCCAGCCGGACGGAACAACAAGGCTGGGACCGACGAGCACGTATCAGGAATCAGTTGACGATACCCCGCTCACCGAAGAGGGGGCTCAGGAAATACGAAGTGAAATAGCGAGCTTAGCCAAAAACGTGCCTTTTGACAAAGTCTACCGCGAATACAGCGGCGTCCGTTCGTCGATCAATCAGGACGATTTTTATATCCGGGCTTCAAAAGAATATCCGTCGTTTATCCACGTAGCCGGTATTGATTCACCCGGAGTTACTTCGTCCCCGGCCATTGCCAAATACGTCGTTGAAGAAATAATCATTCCTCAGGAGCCGCTGCAGAAAAAGGGAAATGTTTATTTGTATGATACTGAATAA